Proteins encoded in a region of the Sceloporus undulatus isolate JIND9_A2432 ecotype Alabama chromosome 11, SceUnd_v1.1, whole genome shotgun sequence genome:
- the SLC47A1 gene encoding multidrug and toxin extrusion protein 1, with the protein MLRMGEPPRDQAQEQEEEALPLPSFWALAWRRLRRCLPVGAWQEAQEMVKIGAPVFVAQLLGFLISVVSSVFCGHLGKAELDAVTLAVSVVNVIGISIGTGLASVCDTLMSQTYGSKNVKRVGTILQRGILILLLFCFPCWAIFLNAERILLLCGQDPEVSRLTQVYVMIFIPALPAAFLYQLQTRYLQSQAILLPQVITGVVANVLNVVMNAVFLYAFQLGVVGSAWANTLSQNLQALLLFLYVWWKKIHKETWGGWTWDCLQDWGSFMRLALPSMLMMCIEWWTFEIGSFLSGMISVVELGAQSIIYELATIAYLLPQGMSVACSVRVGNALGAGDAEQAKRSCITGLLCTGVFAVVFSALLAAVRNVVAYIFTSDREIVALVSKVMMIFAPFHLFDAIAATCGGVLRGAGKQKIGAISNAIGYYAVGLPIGITLMFAYRLGVMGLWTGLIVCISLQAGSFLVVVLRTDWKKAAEEAQIRAGLQTGRRKDGADEAAADKPVPLAYLATETGVSNGVAFISLGQESSARPEHQLLPPEDPPAVVISPRTDALTGKELVVRRGLALALAVSVLIFGILLRLLLNKG; encoded by the exons aTGCTGAGGATGGGGGAGCCTCCAAGGGACCAggcccaggagcaggaggaggaggccctacctcttccttccttctgggcTCTGGCCTGGAGGAGGCTTAGGCGATGCCTCCCCGTCGGGGCCTGGCAAGAAGCCCAGGAGATGGTCAAGATAGGCGCCCCAGTG TTTGTGGCGCAGCTTTTGGGGTTCCTGATCAGCGTGGTCAGCTCTGTCTTCTGCGGGCATCTGGGCAAAGCCGAGTTGGACGCGGTCACCCTCGCCGTGTCG GTTGTCAACGTCATTGGCATTTCAATTGGCACCGGGTTGGCATCGGTGTGCGACACTCTCATGTCCCAG ACGTACGGCAGCAAGAACGTGAAACGGGTTGGGACCATTTTGCAACGGGGGATCCTCATTCTCCTGCTCTTCTGCTTCCCTTGCTGGGCCATATTCCTCAATGCCGAACGGATTTTGCTCCTCTGCGGACAAGACCCGGAGGTCTCCAG GTTAACCCAAGTTTACGTGATGATCTTTATTCCCGCTCTCCCA GCAGCGTTCCTCTACCAGCTACAGACCCGATATTTGCAGAGCCAG GCGATCCTTCTGCCGCAGGTGATCACAGGCGTGGTGGCCAACGTCTTGAACGTGGTCATGAACGCCGTCTTCCTTTACGCCTTCCAGCTTGGCGTGGT gGGCTCGGCATGGGCCAACACGCTCTCCCAGAATTTGcaagccctcctcctcttcctttacgTCTGGTGGAAGAAGATACACAAGGAGACTTGGGGAG GCTGGACATGGGACTGTTTGCAAGACTGGGGCTCTTTCATGCGCCTGGCTCTCCCCAGCATGCTGATGATGTGCATTGAATGGTGGACCTTTGAGATTGGGAGCTTCCTGTCAG GTATGATCAGCGTGGTGGAACTGGGCGCACAGTCGATCATCTATGAACTAGCCACCATTGCGTATTTG CTGCCACAAGGCATGAGCGTCGCGTGCAGCGTCCGCGTTGGCAACGCTTTGGGAGCGGGCGACGCGGAGCAAGCCAAGAGGTCATGCATCACAGGGCTCCTCTGCACCG GCGTCTTCGCCGTGGTCTTTTCTGCCCTCTTGGCCGCCGTGCGCAACGTGGTGGCTTACATTTTCACCAGCGACAG AGAGATTGTcgccttggtctccaaagtcatgaTGATTTTTGCGCCTTTCCATCTGTTTGACGCCATCGCG GCCACCTGCGGAGGGGTGCTGAGAGGGGCCGGCAAGCAGAAGATCGGCGCCATTTCCAACGCCATCGGCTACTACGCGGTCGGCTTGCCCATCGGGATCACGCTCATGTTTGCGTACCGCCTCGGCGTGATGG GCCTGTGGACCGGGTTGATCGTGTGCATCTCCTTGCAAGCTGGCTCTTTCTTGGTTGTCGTTCTGCGGACGGACTGGAAGAAAGCGGCGGAAGAG GCTCAGATCCGAGCCGGGCTGCAAACCGGGCGAAGAAAAGATGGTGCGGATGAAGCGGCGGCTGATAAACCAGTGCCtttag CCTACCTTGCGACGGAAACCGGCGTTTCCAACGGCGTCGCGTTCATCAGTTTGGGTCAAGAAAGCAGCGCTCGTCCTGAGCATCAGCTCCTGCCGCCCGAAGACCCTCCGGCTGTGGTCATTTCTCCTCGGACGGACGCCTTGACCGGGAAGGAGCTCGTGGTGCGACGGGGGCTCGCCTTGGCGTTGGCGGTCTCCGTTTTAATCTTCGGCATCCTCCTCCGTCTCCTGTTGAACAAAGGATAG